One Bacillus sp. FJAT-52991 genomic region harbors:
- a CDS encoding GNAT family N-acetyltransferase, whose amino-acid sequence MLIRYKKSFEKIAMGLLSFMPEEKEIKKLQQTMKSYEEKDHWQLYLWKDEEIIGVIGIKEKEDTVKVQHISVNPSYRMEGIGKKMVKELKEMHTNKKIVPNSSTSNFFHKCEEEDPTE is encoded by the coding sequence ATGTTAATTCGTTATAAAAAGTCTTTTGAAAAAATTGCTATGGGTTTGCTGTCGTTTATGCCTGAAGAAAAGGAAATAAAAAAATTGCAGCAAACAATGAAGTCATATGAAGAAAAGGATCATTGGCAACTTTATTTATGGAAAGACGAAGAAATTATTGGGGTCATAGGAATAAAGGAAAAAGAAGATACAGTAAAAGTCCAACATATTTCCGTTAATCCTTCTTATCGCATGGAAGGGATCGGCAAAAAAATGGTGAAAGAGTTAAAAGAAATGCATACGAATAAGAAGATTGTTCCTAACTCATCCACCTCTAATTTTTTTCATAAGTGTGAAGAAGAAGACCCGACTGAATAA
- the spoIIAA gene encoding anti-sigma F factor antagonist — MSLTVDMEVVDQVLCLRLIGELDHHAAESLRKQADEAIDRQGIRHIILNLEELAFMDSSGLGVVLGRYKQIQQKNGEMVVCAISPSVKRLFELSGLFKIIRMETSEQRALERLGAA, encoded by the coding sequence ATGAGCTTAACAGTAGACATGGAAGTGGTCGATCAAGTTCTTTGCCTTCGTTTAATCGGAGAGCTAGATCATCATGCAGCTGAATCGCTAAGAAAGCAAGCAGATGAAGCGATTGATAGACAAGGGATTCGTCATATTATATTAAATCTTGAGGAGCTAGCTTTTATGGATAGCTCAGGACTTGGTGTTGTATTAGGGAGATATAAGCAAATTCAGCAAAAAAATGGGGAGATGGTTGTATGTGCGATTTCTCCATCAGTGAAAAGGCTGTTTGAGCTGTCTGGCTTGTTTAAAATTATTCGAATGGAAACATCTGAACAACGAGCACTTGAACGATTGGGGGCGGCTTAA
- a CDS encoding D-alanyl-D-alanine carboxypeptidase family protein: MMRKLLLFLVFLLIWYSAPPLSSANEADDKLQMAENTKSAILIEKDTGAVLFEKNSHKPLPPASMTKIMTMLLIMEAIEDKKISWEDQVRTSELAASMGGSQIFLEPGEEMTVKEMLQAIAIGSANDASVAMAERIGGSEEMFVKMMNKKAKELDLKQTQFKNATGLPEKGHYSSAYDMAIMAKALLNHKQITKFTGTYEAYLRDGTDKKFWLVNTNRLLKFYPGVDGLKTGFTNEAKYCLTTTAQKGKMRLVAVVFGAPTPKERNVQITKMMDYGFDQYSLTPLYEKGREITSLKVVKGHKNKVPLETGENVSVIAHKGDKQVELKQQLHLKKNMEAPIKKGAKLGELRIKREGKVISKTPLIAKEDIHQASWWQFYKKVFHYFTKTTDS, translated from the coding sequence ATGATGCGAAAGCTTTTACTATTTCTTGTCTTTTTGCTCATTTGGTATAGTGCACCACCCCTTTCTTCAGCTAATGAAGCGGATGATAAGCTACAAATGGCGGAAAACACTAAGTCCGCGATTTTAATCGAAAAAGATACCGGGGCTGTTTTGTTTGAGAAGAATAGTCATAAACCGCTTCCCCCAGCCTCTATGACCAAAATCATGACAATGCTGCTCATTATGGAAGCGATCGAAGACAAGAAAATATCGTGGGAAGATCAAGTGAGAACAAGTGAGTTGGCTGCTTCGATGGGAGGGTCACAAATATTTTTGGAGCCAGGGGAAGAAATGACAGTGAAAGAAATGCTTCAAGCGATTGCGATTGGATCCGCTAATGATGCATCTGTGGCTATGGCTGAACGAATTGGTGGCAGTGAAGAAATGTTCGTCAAGATGATGAATAAGAAAGCAAAAGAATTAGATTTAAAACAAACGCAATTTAAAAATGCGACGGGCCTTCCTGAAAAAGGCCATTACAGTTCTGCCTATGATATGGCGATCATGGCCAAAGCATTATTAAATCATAAGCAAATCACCAAATTCACTGGAACATACGAAGCGTATTTACGAGATGGGACGGATAAGAAGTTTTGGCTTGTCAATACGAACCGTTTACTTAAATTTTATCCTGGAGTAGATGGATTGAAAACAGGATTTACGAACGAAGCGAAATATTGTTTAACGACGACTGCTCAAAAAGGGAAGATGCGTCTTGTGGCTGTAGTTTTTGGGGCTCCAACTCCGAAAGAGAGAAACGTCCAAATTACAAAAATGATGGATTATGGCTTTGATCAATATTCTCTGACCCCTCTTTATGAAAAAGGAAGAGAAATCACCAGTTTAAAAGTAGTAAAAGGACATAAAAATAAAGTTCCTTTAGAAACAGGAGAAAATGTATCGGTTATCGCTCATAAAGGAGACAAACAAGTCGAGTTGAAGCAACAGCTTCATTTGAAAAAAAATATGGAAGCACCTATCAAAAAAGGAGCCAAGCTTGGCGAGTTACGCATTAAAAGAGAAGGAAAGGTGATTTCTAAAACGCCGCTAATCGCCAAAGAAGACATTCATCAAGCGAGCTGGTGGCAATTTTATAAAAAAGTGTTTCATTATTTTACGAAAACGACCGATTCGTGA
- a CDS encoding DUF309 domain-containing protein, which yields MYSYPLAYLTFLVHFHDHQDYFECHEVLEEYWKEKTDQARDSVWVGLIQTAVVLYHHRRGNIRGALKLAIKALNTLTKRQNELNELGIDSDAFLETFSLRLQELKQEQPFTPFSIPLNHPELKKQYQLVKQSCFSPLLKESADYLYNKHSLRDRSDVIAARERSLQERQRARKIAQNTIH from the coding sequence ATGTATTCATATCCGTTGGCTTATTTAACCTTTCTCGTTCATTTTCATGACCATCAAGATTACTTTGAATGCCACGAAGTGTTAGAGGAATATTGGAAAGAAAAAACGGATCAGGCGCGCGATTCCGTTTGGGTTGGACTCATTCAAACAGCCGTTGTGCTTTATCATCATCGCCGCGGCAACATTAGGGGAGCTCTCAAATTAGCAATAAAAGCTCTTAACACGTTAACAAAACGACAAAACGAGCTCAACGAACTAGGTATTGACAGCGACGCTTTTTTAGAGACTTTCTCTCTTCGTCTTCAAGAGTTAAAACAAGAGCAGCCGTTTACTCCTTTCTCTATTCCTTTAAATCATCCAGAACTTAAGAAGCAATACCAACTTGTAAAGCAATCATGCTTTTCTCCGCTTTTAAAGGAGTCAGCTGATTATTTATATAATAAACATTCTTTAAGAGATCGTTCAGATGTGATTGCTGCTCGCGAACGATCGTTGCAAGAAAGACAGCGAGCTAGAAAAATCGCCCAAAACACCATTCATTGA
- a CDS encoding stage V sporulation protein AA, translated as METSIFIRLTPRIHLDMNAKVKLKDIAQVIAPEQLLPSLLHMDIYQIKPEDQQIVIIEAMTIVKMILHQWPEVDIQFVGPSETIIDTAPPVKKSVFPLFLFVWCLLFTGAALTIMNFHEDVSMQAVHVKLYEIITGKKKEHPLILQIPYSIGLGVGMILFFNHLFKKKFNEEPSPLEVEIFKYQQDLNQYVVLNEYKESRKNSGYRS; from the coding sequence ATGGAAACTTCCATTTTTATTCGGTTGACTCCTCGTATTCACCTAGATATGAATGCGAAAGTGAAGCTAAAAGACATCGCTCAAGTAATTGCCCCTGAACAATTACTACCAAGTCTGCTTCATATGGATATATACCAAATTAAGCCAGAGGATCAGCAAATTGTGATTATTGAAGCGATGACGATTGTAAAGATGATACTTCATCAATGGCCGGAAGTAGATATCCAATTCGTCGGACCTTCAGAAACGATTATTGATACAGCCCCACCTGTGAAAAAAAGTGTTTTTCCTCTTTTTCTTTTTGTCTGGTGTTTATTATTTACTGGAGCAGCCTTAACGATCATGAATTTTCATGAAGATGTAAGCATGCAAGCTGTTCATGTGAAATTGTATGAGATCATTACCGGTAAAAAGAAAGAGCATCCGCTCATTTTACAAATACCGTATTCCATTGGTTTAGGTGTTGGAATGATATTATTTTTCAATCATTTATTTAAAAAGAAGTTTAATGAGGAACCAAGTCCGCTAGAAGTGGAAATATTTAAATATCAACAAGATCTAAATCAATATGTCGTGTTAAATGAGTATAAAGAAAGTAGGAAGAATAGTGGGTACCGTTCATAA
- the scpB gene encoding SMC-Scp complex subunit ScpB: MGIINWASITESLLFAAGDEGLSLKQIRQVLEVEEHEAKDIINELKGRYEQDQDRGILLIELAGTYQLATKKEHAPYIKKLVENSHSQTLSQAALETLAIIAYKQTITRAEIEEIRGVKTDRAIQSLTAKGLIKEYGRAEGPGRPILYGTTKEFLDCFGLKDISELPPLSEIEENEQAEADLFFERFEQVLHHEE, translated from the coding sequence ATGGGTATTATTAATTGGGCGAGCATCACGGAAAGCCTACTTTTCGCTGCTGGTGATGAAGGCTTGTCGTTAAAACAAATTCGTCAAGTGCTTGAAGTGGAAGAACATGAAGCAAAAGATATTATCAATGAATTAAAGGGGCGCTACGAACAGGATCAAGATCGCGGTATCCTATTAATTGAACTCGCGGGAACTTATCAGTTAGCGACTAAAAAAGAACACGCTCCCTATATTAAAAAGCTTGTGGAGAACAGTCATTCACAAACTCTTTCTCAAGCAGCCCTTGAAACGTTAGCGATTATCGCATACAAGCAGACCATTACAAGAGCGGAGATTGAGGAAATTCGTGGAGTGAAGACGGATCGAGCGATTCAAAGTTTAACAGCTAAAGGGTTAATTAAAGAGTATGGACGAGCAGAAGGACCAGGAAGACCGATTTTATATGGCACAACAAAAGAATTTTTGGATTGCTTCGGATTAAAGGATATTTCGGAGCTTCCGCCATTGTCAGAAATCGAAGAAAATGAACAAGCAGAAGCGGATTTATTTTTTGAGCGATTTGAACAAGTGTTACATCATGAGGAGTAA
- a CDS encoding stage V sporulation protein AB has protein sequence MGTVHNVLLAFLGLSGGLSVGVGYVAFITVLGVIPRMMQMTKTFRRIREYEWAVISGVLAGTTGSLHPIRLFVSAWWLLPIGLLSGMFIGMLAAALTEVLNVFPIIAKRLGVHEHILVLIMAIVLGKIAGSLFQWLYFVHQ, from the coding sequence GTGGGTACCGTTCATAATGTGTTGCTAGCCTTTCTCGGTTTGTCTGGTGGCTTATCAGTGGGTGTTGGGTATGTAGCGTTCATTACGGTCCTTGGCGTGATTCCAAGGATGATGCAAATGACGAAAACATTTAGAAGGATTAGGGAATATGAATGGGCTGTGATCTCAGGAGTGCTTGCTGGGACAACGGGCAGCTTACATCCTATTCGGTTATTCGTGTCAGCGTGGTGGCTATTGCCGATTGGATTACTAAGTGGAATGTTCATAGGTATGCTAGCGGCTGCATTGACGGAAGTGTTGAATGTATTTCCGATTATCGCCAAGCGGCTTGGTGTTCATGAACATATTTTGGTTTTGATTATGGCCATTGTCCTAGGGAAAATAGCTGGTTCATTATTCCAATGGCTGTATTTTGTGCACCAGTAA
- a CDS encoding D-alanyl-D-alanine carboxypeptidase family protein, with protein MNKKVTVVILAFLLFLLSMNSTAQASTSAVSAIVMEQQSGRVLYAKDPHEVMRIASITKIMTAIIAIESDKLQEKVKVSKNAVLTEGSSLYLKKGEKILLKDLVYGLMLRSGNDAAVAIAEHVGGSKEGFVFLMNEKAKEIGMKNTHFANPHGLDDSEKHRSTAYDMALLTRYAMKNATYREIAGTKKYRSEDPSGEWDRIWHNKNRLLTEKYEYCTGGKTGYTKKAHRTLVTTAAKGDMDLIAVTLDASDDWNDHIYMYESSFEKYDPKVIFHKKAININNSFYDGHIYLKRDVLFPLTKKEEEQLSIHYKLLNPKKSWKRGKVPEVVGQAEAYINKEKVFTLPIYYKQEKKKQKKFLWDKWKE; from the coding sequence ATGAATAAAAAAGTGACAGTTGTCATCCTGGCTTTCCTACTGTTCTTGCTGTCAATGAACTCAACAGCACAAGCAAGCACGAGTGCTGTTAGTGCAATAGTAATGGAGCAGCAAAGTGGCCGAGTACTATACGCCAAAGATCCACATGAGGTGATGCGGATTGCTAGTATTACGAAAATTATGACAGCGATTATTGCGATTGAATCAGACAAGCTACAGGAAAAAGTAAAGGTGAGCAAGAACGCTGTGCTAACAGAAGGATCGTCTCTTTATTTAAAAAAGGGCGAAAAGATTTTGTTAAAAGATTTAGTGTACGGCTTAATGCTGCGCTCTGGGAATGATGCGGCTGTCGCCATTGCTGAACATGTAGGAGGAAGCAAAGAGGGATTTGTATTTTTAATGAATGAAAAGGCAAAAGAAATTGGTATGAAAAATACGCACTTTGCTAATCCGCATGGACTTGATGATAGTGAGAAGCATCGCTCCACCGCCTATGATATGGCACTGCTGACAAGATATGCGATGAAAAACGCCACGTATCGAGAAATAGCTGGAACGAAAAAATACCGCTCCGAAGATCCGAGTGGCGAGTGGGATCGAATTTGGCATAATAAGAATCGTTTATTAACAGAAAAATACGAATATTGTACAGGGGGAAAAACAGGTTATACGAAAAAAGCCCATCGAACGCTAGTGACAACTGCCGCTAAAGGGGATATGGATTTAATTGCGGTTACATTAGATGCATCGGATGACTGGAATGATCACATATATATGTATGAATCTAGTTTTGAGAAATACGATCCTAAGGTCATTTTTCATAAAAAAGCAATTAATATCAATAATTCTTTTTATGATGGTCATATCTACTTAAAAAGAGATGTGCTATTCCCTCTTACAAAAAAAGAGGAAGAACAACTCTCCATTCACTACAAGCTACTGAACCCTAAAAAAAGCTGGAAGCGTGGGAAGGTACCTGAAGTGGTTGGACAAGCAGAAGCGTACATTAACAAAGAGAAAGTATTTACACTGCCTATTTATTATAAACAGGAGAAAAAAAAGCAGAAGAAATTTCTATGGGATAAGTGGAAGGAATGA
- a CDS encoding segregation/condensation protein A yields the protein MQYKVKVDAFEGPLDLLLHLIQRLEIDIYDIPMAEITEQYLLFIHAMKELELDVASEYLVMAATLLAIKSKTLLPSHEEEEEVDWSEEDPREELVERLVEYKKYKEAAERLKEKEEERGQFFTKAPSDLTALEGDHPSSENLHVTVYDMLGAFHKLLRRKKLQRPITKKVKRQEISLEKRMGQILSTLVTCKQPTRFVDLFPYDDKGNMVVSFLAVLELMKRNEIVVEQQDNFSDLFVMAKGGIS from the coding sequence ATGCAATATAAAGTAAAAGTTGATGCTTTTGAAGGACCATTGGATTTGTTACTACATTTAATTCAGCGGTTAGAGATCGACATATATGATATTCCGATGGCTGAGATCACTGAGCAGTATTTATTATTCATTCATGCGATGAAGGAATTAGAACTTGATGTCGCCAGTGAATATTTAGTGATGGCTGCTACGTTATTAGCTATTAAAAGCAAAACCTTGCTTCCTTCGCATGAAGAAGAGGAAGAAGTAGATTGGTCAGAAGAAGATCCGCGAGAAGAGTTAGTGGAACGACTGGTTGAGTATAAAAAGTATAAAGAAGCAGCCGAGCGTTTGAAAGAGAAAGAAGAAGAGCGAGGGCAGTTTTTTACAAAAGCACCGAGTGATTTAACAGCTCTTGAAGGTGATCATCCATCATCAGAGAATTTACATGTTACTGTATATGATATGCTGGGTGCTTTTCATAAGCTTCTTCGTCGCAAGAAATTACAGCGCCCAATTACGAAAAAAGTAAAAAGACAAGAGATATCATTAGAAAAACGAATGGGTCAAATTTTGTCCACATTAGTTACTTGCAAACAGCCGACTCGTTTTGTTGATCTTTTTCCATATGACGATAAGGGAAATATGGTTGTTAGCTTTCTAGCTGTACTAGAATTAATGAAACGAAATGAGATTGTGGTTGAGCAGCAGGACAATTTTTCTGACCTATTTGTTATGGCAAAAGGAGGAATCAGTTAA
- a CDS encoding spore germination protein, which produces MKMNELMEQKMGLGKSFDIGVREFIILGKKVHIYYVNGLCDTLFIIEILSDLTHINDHEKRSMHVGDIIGNRIAHQSVEKVQTVNQVIDQVLSGLIAIVVENEDRAFIVDVRSYPGRQPQEPDTEKVVRGSRDGYVENIIVNTGLTRRRIRDGRLRFEMTKVGQRSKTDVAIAYIDGIADPDLVSIIRQELDEVDIDGIPMADKTIEEFIVKQGYNPYPIVRYTERADIGAVHLLEGHVLLFVDTSPSVIILPATYVHHLQHAEEYRQSAAVGTFIRWLRFFAIFASLFLLPLLLLVSLEPQLLPKSLEFIGPNKRTHIPLVLQIFIADIGIEILRIAAIHTPTPLSTAMGLIAAVLIGQIAIDVGLFVPEVILYVAIAAIGTYATPSYELSIANKISRLFLLVAVALFKVPGFMIATTCIIIFLAHMRALNTPYLWPLLPFDPQAFWQICIRKTVPSSKLRPSIVNPRDSIRQPVNE; this is translated from the coding sequence ATGAAAATGAACGAACTGATGGAGCAGAAAATGGGCTTAGGTAAAAGCTTTGATATCGGTGTTCGCGAGTTCATTATTTTAGGAAAGAAAGTGCATATTTACTATGTCAATGGATTATGTGATACGCTTTTTATTATCGAAATACTATCGGATTTGACACACATTAATGATCATGAAAAAAGAAGTATGCATGTTGGAGACATTATTGGCAATCGAATTGCCCATCAGTCTGTAGAAAAAGTTCAGACAGTCAATCAAGTGATCGATCAAGTATTGTCTGGATTAATAGCGATTGTTGTTGAAAATGAAGATCGAGCATTTATTGTCGATGTTCGGAGCTATCCAGGAAGACAGCCACAAGAGCCTGACACAGAAAAGGTCGTTCGTGGTTCGCGCGATGGATATGTAGAAAATATTATTGTGAATACCGGGCTAACAAGAAGGCGAATCAGAGATGGTCGTCTCCGGTTTGAAATGACAAAGGTAGGACAACGGTCTAAAACGGATGTAGCGATCGCTTACATTGATGGAATAGCAGATCCAGATTTAGTGTCAATCATTAGGCAGGAATTGGACGAAGTTGATATAGACGGCATTCCAATGGCGGATAAAACGATTGAAGAGTTTATTGTTAAACAAGGCTATAACCCTTATCCAATTGTCAGATACACGGAAAGAGCAGACATTGGTGCTGTTCATTTACTAGAAGGGCATGTTCTATTATTTGTGGATACGTCGCCAAGTGTGATCATTTTACCAGCCACTTATGTTCATCACTTACAACATGCCGAAGAATATCGACAATCGGCAGCTGTAGGGACGTTTATTCGATGGCTTCGCTTTTTTGCCATCTTTGCTTCATTGTTTTTATTGCCGTTATTATTACTGGTTTCGCTGGAGCCTCAACTGTTGCCAAAATCATTAGAATTTATTGGCCCTAATAAAAGAACACATATTCCTTTAGTGTTGCAAATATTCATCGCTGATATTGGGATTGAGATTTTGAGAATCGCGGCTATTCATACACCGACGCCACTATCAACGGCTATGGGTTTAATTGCCGCTGTCCTCATTGGACAAATTGCGATTGATGTAGGTTTGTTTGTGCCCGAAGTCATTTTGTATGTGGCGATTGCGGCAATTGGAACGTACGCAACCCCTAGTTATGAACTCAGCATCGCGAATAAAATATCTAGACTATTCTTGCTAGTAGCTGTCGCGCTGTTTAAAGTGCCAGGATTTATGATTGCAACTACTTGTATTATTATCTTTTTAGCTCATATGCGAGCATTAAATACCCCTTATTTATGGCCGCTTCTTCCTTTTGATCCCCAAGCGTTTTGGCAAATATGTATTAGAAAAACCGTACCATCATCGAAATTGCGGCCATCGATCGTGAATCCACGAGATTCGATTAGGCAACCAGTGAATGAATAA
- the lysA gene encoding diaminopimelate decarboxylase, producing the protein MHTYGTARVNQSGHLEVGGVDVISLANKYGTPLYIYDVALIRERARGFKETFEKLGVSAQVAYASKAFSAIGMIQLVEEEGLSLDVVSGGELYTALKANFPAERIHFHGNNKSKEELIMAIESGIGCVVVDNFYELHMLQSLCEQQGKVMNILLRVTPGVEAHTHDYITTGQEDSKFGFDLNNGQAEEAMQIALKMTAIKLLGVHCHIGSQIFETTGFTLAARKIIEKLAEWKERYQFESDVLNLGGGFGIRYTEEDDPLEPWQYVEEIIKEVQDQTATYSMSMPEIWIEPGRSLVGDAGITLYQTGSEKHVPKVRKYIAIDGGMNDNIRPALYEAKYEAVLANRVNDPVEETVSIAGKCCESGDMLIWDLPLPKAESGDILAVFCTGAYGYSMANNYNRIPRPPVVFVENGNVDLIIKRESYEDIIKLDLPLTRTMSHK; encoded by the coding sequence ATGCATACATATGGAACGGCCCGTGTGAATCAATCTGGACATTTAGAAGTGGGAGGAGTAGATGTCATTAGCTTAGCTAATAAATACGGCACTCCTCTGTATATTTATGATGTGGCGTTAATACGAGAAAGAGCAAGAGGATTTAAAGAAACGTTTGAAAAGCTTGGAGTGAGCGCACAAGTGGCGTATGCCAGCAAAGCATTTTCTGCGATTGGTATGATTCAACTTGTAGAAGAAGAAGGGTTGTCTTTAGATGTCGTATCGGGAGGCGAGCTTTATACAGCTCTGAAAGCCAATTTTCCGGCAGAGAGAATCCACTTTCATGGAAATAATAAAAGTAAAGAAGAACTCATCATGGCCATTGAAAGCGGTATTGGCTGTGTCGTTGTGGATAATTTTTATGAGTTGCATATGCTACAATCCCTTTGTGAGCAACAAGGGAAGGTGATGAATATTTTACTGCGGGTAACGCCTGGAGTGGAAGCCCATACGCATGATTATATTACGACTGGACAGGAAGATTCGAAGTTTGGCTTTGATTTAAACAACGGCCAAGCGGAAGAAGCGATGCAAATAGCTTTGAAAATGACAGCTATAAAGTTGTTAGGGGTTCATTGTCACATCGGATCACAAATATTTGAAACGACCGGTTTTACATTAGCGGCTCGGAAAATTATCGAGAAACTTGCTGAATGGAAAGAACGTTACCAATTTGAATCTGACGTATTAAACCTTGGCGGCGGCTTTGGAATTCGCTATACTGAAGAAGACGATCCGCTAGAGCCTTGGCAATATGTGGAGGAAATCATTAAAGAAGTTCAAGATCAGACAGCTACCTATAGCATGTCTATGCCAGAAATATGGATTGAACCAGGGCGTTCTCTTGTTGGTGATGCTGGAATTACTCTATATCAAACAGGATCTGAAAAGCATGTCCCTAAAGTGAGAAAGTATATTGCGATTGATGGGGGAATGAACGATAATATTCGTCCTGCTTTGTATGAAGCGAAATATGAAGCAGTATTAGCCAATCGAGTCAATGACCCAGTGGAAGAAACGGTATCCATTGCCGGTAAGTGCTGCGAATCAGGAGATATGCTTATATGGGATTTACCGCTGCCAAAAGCTGAGTCTGGAGATATTTTAGCTGTATTTTGTACAGGGGCCTATGGTTATTCCATGGCTAATAACTACAATCGTATTCCAAGACCACCTGTTGTCTTCGTTGAGAATGGAAATGTCGACCTAATTATAAAGAGAGAAAGTTATGAGGATATTATTAAGCTTGATCTTCCTCTGACAAGAACGATGAGTCATAAATGA
- the sigF gene encoding RNA polymerase sporulation sigma factor SigF, with product MDVEIKKNKPAILSDAQLKKLISESQKGNQQARDTIVEKNMRLVWSVVQRFLNRGYDPDDLFQIGCIGLLKSVDKFDLSYDVKFSTYAVPMIIGEIQRFIRDDGTVKVSRSLKETGNKIRRAREELLKKYGRTPTIQEIANHLDIPPEEAVMAQEAARSPSSIHETVYENDGDPITLLDQMADKNDQQWFDQIALKEAIRGLEERERLIVYLRYYKDQTQAEVADRLGISQVQVSRLEKRILLQMKENMKST from the coding sequence ATGGATGTTGAAATTAAAAAAAATAAGCCGGCTATTTTATCAGATGCTCAGCTAAAGAAATTGATTAGCGAAAGTCAAAAAGGGAATCAACAAGCGCGAGATACGATTGTTGAGAAGAACATGAGGCTCGTCTGGTCAGTGGTTCAACGCTTTTTGAACAGAGGCTACGACCCGGATGATTTATTTCAAATCGGTTGTATTGGCTTATTAAAATCGGTTGATAAATTTGATTTAAGTTACGACGTGAAATTTTCGACTTACGCCGTACCAATGATCATCGGTGAAATTCAACGTTTTATTCGCGATGATGGGACTGTAAAAGTGAGTCGCTCATTAAAGGAAACAGGGAATAAAATCCGTAGAGCGAGAGAAGAACTGTTGAAAAAATACGGCCGAACACCAACGATTCAAGAAATCGCCAATCATTTAGATATTCCGCCTGAAGAAGCGGTAATGGCACAGGAAGCTGCTAGGTCACCATCATCTATTCATGAAACGGTGTATGAAAATGATGGAGATCCGATCACTCTTTTAGATCAAATGGCTGACAAAAATGATCAGCAATGGTTTGACCAAATTGCATTAAAAGAAGCGATCAGAGGATTGGAGGAGAGAGAAAGGTTGATTGTCTACTTGCGTTACTATAAAGATCAGACACAAGCGGAAGTCGCCGATCGACTGGGCATTTCTCAAGTTCAAGTGTCGCGATTAGAGAAAAGAATTTTACTGCAAATGAAGGAAAATATGAAATCTACGTAA
- the spoIIAB gene encoding anti-sigma F factor, translating into MKNEMNVQFSAISQNESFARVTVAAFIAQLDPTMDELTEVKTVVSEAVTNAIIHGYEGNPAGIVYISVLIDDGLIDLVIRDEGVGMENVEEARQPLFTTKPELERSGMGFTIMENFMDEVEVTSHQGSGTVIRLKKQLANKKAYCN; encoded by the coding sequence ATGAAAAATGAAATGAATGTTCAATTTAGTGCCATTAGTCAAAATGAGTCGTTTGCGAGAGTGACAGTTGCCGCTTTTATTGCTCAGCTAGACCCCACAATGGACGAATTAACGGAAGTGAAAACAGTTGTTTCTGAAGCAGTGACGAATGCCATTATTCATGGCTATGAAGGAAATCCAGCGGGGATTGTTTATATATCCGTTCTGATTGATGATGGGCTGATTGATCTCGTGATTCGAGATGAAGGGGTCGGTATGGAAAATGTGGAGGAAGCGAGACAACCATTATTTACAACAAAACCAGAGTTAGAACGTTCAGGAATGGGATTTACGATTATGGAAAATTTTATGGACGAAGTAGAAGTTACCTCACATCAAGGATCAGGCACCGTGATTCGTTTAAAGAAGCAGCTTGCTAATAAAAAAGCATATTGTAATTAA